One genomic segment of Streptomyces sp. TLI_146 includes these proteins:
- a CDS encoding ABC transporter permease: MSEKTIEKTAPADGAVSDKATEAEEKAAARQASLLRDGWEILRKRPMFYISAFVIVILLALAIAPGLFTSRSPFSDGFCQLQNSLNPPSSGHMFGYDVQGCDIYTRSVFGTRNSIIVGVVTTLATTALGGLLGIIAGLRGGWLDSVLSRVTEVFSALPLIVGALLIMSIVGGGDAWSVSLIMAVLGWPQVYRIMRGEVIANKHNDYVMAAKALGADTTRIAFRHILPNTLAPVIVVTTMNLGVYISAEAALSYLGIGIQHPNISWGLMISDATDRFLTSPHALLFPAAVLSITVLAFIMLGDVVRDAFDPKMR, translated from the coding sequence ATGAGTGAGAAGACCATAGAGAAGACCGCGCCGGCCGACGGTGCGGTGAGCGACAAGGCGACCGAGGCCGAGGAGAAGGCGGCGGCCCGCCAGGCGAGCCTGCTCCGCGACGGCTGGGAGATCCTGCGCAAGCGGCCGATGTTCTACATCTCCGCGTTCGTCATCGTGATCCTGCTGGCGCTGGCGATCGCCCCCGGCCTGTTCACCTCGCGCAGCCCGTTCAGCGACGGTTTCTGCCAGCTCCAGAACTCGCTCAACCCGCCGTCGTCGGGCCACATGTTCGGCTACGACGTCCAGGGCTGCGACATCTACACGCGGTCCGTCTTCGGCACCCGCAACTCGATCATCGTCGGTGTGGTCACCACGCTGGCGACGACGGCGCTGGGCGGTCTGCTCGGCATCATCGCGGGTCTGCGCGGCGGCTGGCTCGACTCGGTCCTGTCGCGTGTGACCGAGGTGTTCTCCGCGCTGCCGCTCATCGTCGGCGCGCTGCTGATCATGTCGATCGTCGGCGGCGGCGACGCCTGGTCGGTGTCGCTGATCATGGCCGTGCTCGGCTGGCCGCAGGTCTACCGCATCATGCGCGGCGAGGTCATCGCCAACAAGCACAACGACTACGTCATGGCGGCGAAGGCGCTCGGCGCCGACACCACGCGGATCGCGTTCCGGCACATCCTGCCGAACACGCTCGCGCCGGTCATCGTCGTCACGACGATGAACCTCGGTGTCTACATCTCCGCCGAGGCGGCGCTGTCGTACCTCGGTATCGGCATCCAGCACCCCAACATCTCGTGGGGTCTGATGATCAGTGACGCGACGGACCGGTTCCTGACCTCCCCGCACGCCCTGCTCTTCCCCGCCGCCGTGCTCAGCATCACCGTGCTGGCGTTCATCATGCTCGGCGACGTGGTCCGCGACGCCTTCGACCCGAAGATGCGCTAG
- a CDS encoding ABC transporter ATP-binding protein translates to MTTIEKTAGVPAPRSESDSTPLLEVRDLHVEFHTRDGIAKAVNGVNYTVSAGETLAVLGESGSGKSVTAQAIMGILDMPPGRIPQGEILFRGKDMLKMSGEERRKIRGQKIAMIFQDALSSLNPVLSVGYQLGEMFRVHQGASRKEAKAKAIELMDKVKIPAASARVNDYPHQFSGGMRQRIMIAMALALEPDLIIADEPTTALDVTVQAQVMDLLAELQREYQMGLILITHDLGVVADVADKIAVMYAGRIVETAPVHELYKRPAHPYTRGLLDSIPRLDQKGQELYAIKGLPPNLLKVPAGCAFNPRCPKADDICRTDAPVLHQVTERDGSELTGRGSACHFWKETIHG, encoded by the coding sequence ATGACCACCATTGAGAAAACGGCGGGTGTACCCGCCCCGCGATCCGAGAGCGACAGCACTCCGCTCCTCGAAGTCCGCGATCTGCACGTCGAGTTCCACACCCGGGACGGCATCGCCAAGGCCGTCAACGGCGTCAACTACACCGTCTCGGCCGGCGAGACCCTCGCCGTCCTCGGCGAGTCCGGCTCCGGCAAGTCCGTGACCGCGCAGGCGATCATGGGCATCCTGGACATGCCCCCGGGCCGCATTCCGCAGGGCGAGATCCTGTTCCGCGGCAAGGACATGCTGAAGATGTCCGGCGAGGAGCGGCGGAAGATCCGCGGCCAGAAGATCGCGATGATCTTCCAGGACGCGCTCTCCTCCCTCAACCCGGTCCTCTCCGTGGGCTACCAGCTCGGCGAGATGTTCCGGGTCCACCAGGGCGCCTCCCGCAAGGAGGCCAAGGCCAAGGCCATCGAGCTGATGGACAAGGTCAAGATCCCGGCGGCGAGCGCGCGGGTCAACGACTACCCGCACCAGTTCTCCGGCGGTATGCGCCAGCGCATCATGATCGCGATGGCGCTCGCCCTGGAGCCCGACCTGATCATCGCGGACGAGCCGACCACCGCGCTCGACGTGACGGTCCAGGCACAGGTCATGGACCTGCTCGCGGAGCTCCAGCGCGAGTACCAGATGGGTCTGATCCTGATCACCCACGACCTCGGCGTGGTCGCCGACGTCGCGGACAAGATCGCCGTGATGTACGCGGGCCGGATCGTGGAGACCGCACCGGTGCACGAGCTCTACAAGCGCCCGGCGCACCCGTACACCCGGGGTCTGCTCGACTCGATCCCGCGCCTGGACCAGAAGGGCCAGGAGCTGTACGCGATCAAGGGCCTGCCGCCCAACCTGCTCAAGGTCCCCGCCGGCTGCGCCTTCAACCCGCGCTGCCCCAAGGCGGACGACATCTGCCGTACGGACGCCCCGGTGCTGCACCAGGTCACCGAGCGGGACGGCAGCGAGCTGACGGGCCGCGGCAGCGCCTGCCACTTCTGGAAGGAGACGATCCATGGCTGA
- a CDS encoding ABC transporter ATP-binding protein → MAEPVKKETAVDATPSVTDVIKKDASTTTEVEALLDVQVDRGEPILQVRNLVKHFPLTQGILFKKQIGAVKAVDGVSFDLYQGETLGIVGESGCGKSTVAKLLMTLEKATAGEVFYKGQDITKLSGRALKAVRRNIQMVFQDPYTSLNPRMTVGDIIGEPYEIHPEVAPKGDRRRKVQELLDVVGLNPEYINRYPHQFSGGQRQRIGIARGLALNPEIIICDEPVSALDVSVQAQVINLMEKLQDEFNLSYIFIAHDLSIVRHISDRVGVMYLGKMAEIGTDEEIYEHPTHPYTQALLSAVPVPDPSAREHRERIILTGDVPSPANPPSGCRFRTRCWKAEERCSTEMPLLAVPERFRGQDTPAAHESACHFAEEKDVVGAA, encoded by the coding sequence ATGGCTGAGCCGGTCAAGAAGGAGACGGCCGTGGACGCGACTCCCAGCGTCACCGACGTCATCAAGAAGGACGCCTCGACGACGACCGAGGTCGAGGCCCTCCTCGACGTCCAGGTCGACCGCGGCGAGCCGATCCTCCAGGTGCGCAACCTGGTCAAGCACTTCCCGCTGACCCAGGGCATCCTCTTCAAGAAGCAGATCGGCGCGGTCAAGGCCGTGGACGGGGTCTCCTTCGACCTGTACCAGGGCGAGACCCTGGGCATCGTCGGCGAGTCCGGCTGTGGCAAGTCCACCGTCGCCAAGCTGCTGATGACGCTGGAGAAGGCGACCGCAGGCGAGGTCTTCTACAAGGGCCAGGACATCACCAAGCTGTCCGGGCGCGCGCTGAAGGCCGTCCGCCGCAACATCCAGATGGTGTTCCAGGACCCGTACACGTCCCTGAACCCGCGGATGACGGTCGGCGACATCATCGGTGAGCCGTACGAGATCCACCCCGAGGTGGCCCCCAAGGGCGACCGGCGCCGCAAGGTCCAGGAGCTCCTGGACGTGGTGGGCCTCAACCCGGAGTACATCAACCGGTACCCGCACCAGTTCTCGGGCGGTCAGCGCCAGCGCATCGGCATCGCCCGCGGCCTCGCGCTCAACCCCGAGATCATCATCTGCGACGAGCCGGTCTCCGCGCTCGACGTGTCGGTCCAGGCGCAGGTCATCAACCTGATGGAGAAGCTGCAGGACGAGTTCAACCTCTCCTACATCTTCATCGCGCACGACCTCTCCATCGTCCGGCACATCTCCGACCGCGTCGGTGTGATGTACCTCGGCAAGATGGCCGAGATCGGCACGGACGAGGAGATCTACGAGCACCCGACGCACCCGTACACCCAGGCGCTGCTCTCCGCGGTGCCGGTGCCGGACCCGTCGGCGCGCGAGCACCGGGAGCGGATCATCCTCACGGGTGACGTTCCCTCGCCCGCCAACCCGCCGTCGGGCTGCCGCTTCCGCACCCGCTGCTGGAAGGCGGAGGAGCGCTGCTCCACCGAGATGCCGCTCCTCGCGGTGCCCGAGCGCTTCCGGGGTCAGGACACCCCGGCCGCGCACGAGTCGGCGTGCCACTTCGCCGAGGAGAAGGACGTCGTGGGCGCGGCCTGA
- a CDS encoding N-acetyltransferase, with protein MENGNGVRAATTEDAQAVCALLNAVDEIEIGAPETAPGEVEEDLAKARDAWVAVADGRAVAYAAVLDVGPDGAVDIDHYVLPDRQDAGALLLDLAEARSRELAAEAGADHAVIHLHLNANPTLDTALLTGRGWRTVRRHHVLTRPVSPEADPFPEPPAGVRLRPCADDADRRAAHRLHQETFAHHFDFRPQGYEEWLRQVTPDWPLVWIASVDGLGDAAVLITRDDREGMGWIRTLGVREQFRGRGLAGHLLRHAFAIYARRGRDTIGLGVDTENATGAPRLYEAHGMGVHYAVDTWEARPAV; from the coding sequence ATGGAGAACGGGAACGGGGTCAGGGCCGCCACGACCGAGGACGCCCAGGCGGTCTGCGCTCTGCTGAACGCCGTCGACGAGATCGAGATCGGGGCGCCGGAGACCGCGCCAGGCGAGGTCGAGGAGGACCTGGCGAAGGCGCGGGACGCCTGGGTGGCGGTGGCGGACGGGCGCGCGGTGGCGTACGCGGCGGTCCTCGACGTGGGACCGGACGGCGCCGTCGACATCGACCACTACGTACTGCCCGACCGCCAGGACGCGGGCGCCCTCCTGCTCGACCTGGCCGAGGCGCGCTCGCGCGAGCTCGCCGCCGAGGCGGGCGCGGACCACGCGGTGATCCACCTCCACCTCAACGCGAACCCCACCCTGGACACCGCGCTGCTCACCGGCCGGGGCTGGCGCACGGTGCGCCGCCACCACGTCCTGACCCGCCCGGTCTCCCCGGAGGCCGACCCGTTCCCCGAGCCGCCCGCAGGGGTGCGGCTGCGCCCCTGCGCGGACGACGCCGACCGCCGGGCAGCCCACCGCCTGCACCAGGAGACGTTCGCCCACCACTTCGACTTCCGCCCGCAGGGGTACGAGGAGTGGCTGCGCCAGGTCACCCCCGACTGGCCGCTGGTGTGGATCGCCTCCGTCGACGGCCTCGGCGACGCGGCGGTCCTGATCACCCGCGACGACCGCGAGGGCATGGGCTGGATCCGCACGCTGGGCGTCCGCGAGCAGTTCCGCGGCCGGGGCCTGGCCGGCCACCTGCTGCGCCACGCCTTCGCCATATACGCACGCCGCGGCCGCGACACGATCGGCCTCGGCGTCGACACGGAGAACGCCACGGGGGCGCCGCGGCTGTACGAGGCGCACGGCATGGGCGTGCACTACGCGGTGGACACCTGGGAGGCACGCCCGGCGGTGTGA
- a CDS encoding ABC transporter substrate-binding protein, with protein sequence MRGATHAKWTACAVVVALAATACGGGDSGGGSGASGIVSSSWGDPQNPLEPANTNEVQGGKVLDMLFRGLKRYDSKTGEAKDMLAEKIETTDSTTFNVTVKDGWTFSNGEKVTAKSFVDAWNYGASLKNNQKNAYFFGYIEGYDKTHPDKGEPSAETLSGLKVTGERTFTVKLNQKFSTWPDTLGYNAFAPLPRAFFDNHAAWLSKPVGNGPYTVNSYSKGSKLEMRKWDGYPGPDKAQNGGVDLKVYTDNNTAYTDLTAGNLDLVDDVPASQLKNVKADLGDRYINTPAGIIQTLAFPYYDEAWNTPGAVKVRKGLSMAINRAQITDTIFQKTRTPATDWTSPVLGADGGYKAGLCGDACKYDPAGAKKLIEEGGGIPGGQVKISYNADTGSHKEWVDAICNSVNNALGNDRACVGNPVGTFADFRSQITQSKMSGPFRAGWQMDYPLIQNFLQPLYYTNASSNDGKWTNAEFDKLVNEANAETDKAKAVDLFQKAEEVLRDQMGAIPLWYQNGSAGYSTRVSNVALNPFSVPVYNEIKVS encoded by the coding sequence ATGCGCGGAGCCACGCACGCCAAGTGGACCGCATGTGCGGTGGTCGTCGCCCTGGCCGCGACGGCCTGCGGCGGCGGAGACAGCGGCGGTGGCAGCGGTGCCTCCGGCATCGTGAGTTCGTCCTGGGGCGATCCGCAGAACCCGCTGGAGCCCGCCAACACCAACGAGGTGCAGGGCGGCAAGGTCCTCGACATGCTCTTCCGGGGGCTCAAGCGGTACGACTCGAAGACCGGCGAGGCCAAGGACATGCTCGCCGAGAAGATCGAGACCACCGACTCGACCACCTTCAACGTCACCGTCAAGGACGGCTGGACCTTCTCCAACGGCGAGAAGGTCACCGCGAAGTCCTTCGTGGACGCCTGGAACTACGGCGCCAGCCTCAAGAACAACCAGAAGAACGCGTACTTCTTCGGATACATCGAGGGCTACGACAAGACCCACCCCGACAAGGGCGAGCCGAGCGCGGAGACCCTCTCCGGCCTGAAGGTCACCGGGGAGCGCACCTTCACCGTCAAGCTCAACCAGAAGTTCTCCACCTGGCCCGACACCCTCGGCTACAACGCCTTCGCCCCGCTGCCCAGGGCCTTCTTCGACAACCACGCGGCGTGGCTGTCCAAGCCGGTCGGCAACGGCCCGTACACGGTGAACTCGTACAGCAAGGGCTCCAAGCTGGAGATGCGCAAGTGGGACGGCTACCCGGGCCCCGACAAGGCGCAGAACGGCGGGGTCGACCTGAAGGTCTACACCGACAACAACACCGCCTACACCGACCTGACCGCCGGCAACCTCGACCTCGTCGACGACGTGCCCGCCTCCCAGCTCAAGAACGTCAAGGCGGACCTCGGCGACCGGTACATCAACACCCCGGCCGGCATCATCCAGACGCTCGCGTTCCCGTACTACGACGAGGCCTGGAACACGCCGGGCGCGGTGAAGGTCCGCAAGGGCCTGTCGATGGCGATCAACCGCGCGCAGATCACCGACACGATCTTCCAGAAGACCCGCACCCCCGCCACCGACTGGACCTCGCCGGTGCTCGGCGCGGACGGCGGCTACAAGGCCGGGCTCTGCGGCGACGCCTGCAAGTACGACCCGGCCGGGGCGAAGAAGCTGATCGAGGAGGGCGGCGGGATCCCCGGCGGCCAGGTGAAGATCTCGTACAACGCGGACACCGGCTCGCACAAGGAGTGGGTCGACGCCATCTGCAACAGCGTCAACAACGCGCTGGGCAACGACAGGGCGTGCGTGGGCAACCCGGTCGGCACCTTCGCCGACTTCCGCAGCCAGATCACCCAGAGCAAGATGTCCGGCCCGTTCCGGGCGGGGTGGCAGATGGACTACCCGCTGATCCAGAACTTCCTCCAGCCGCTGTACTACACCAACGCCTCGTCCAACGACGGCAAGTGGACCAACGCCGAGTTCGACAAGCTGGTGAACGAGGCCAACGCGGAGACGGACAAGGCCAAGGCGGTCGACCTCTTCCAGAAGGCCGAAGAGGTGCTGCGGGACCAGATGGGCGCCATCCCGCTCTGGTACCAGAACGGCAGCGCCGGCTACTCGACCCGGGTCTCCAATGTCGCGCTGAACCCGTTCAGCGTCCCCGTCTACAACGAGATCAAGGTCAGCTGA
- a CDS encoding ABC transporter permease — protein MGRYVIRRLLQMIPVFFGATLLIFLMVNVMGDPIAGLCGDKACDPATAARLKQEFGLDKPVWQQYATYMGNVFTGDFGTAFNGQEVTELMSTAFPVTIRLTIIAILFEIVIGITLGVVTGLRRGRPIDTAVLILTLVVIAIPTFVTGLVLQLLLGVEWKWIKPSVTPDAPFDELLIPGLVLASVSLAYVTRLTRTSIAENSRADYVRTAVAKGLPRRRVITRHLLRNSLIPVVTFIGTDVGALMGGAIVTERIFNIHGVGFQLYQGILRQSTQTVVGFVTVLVLVFLVANLVVDLLYAVLDPRIRYA, from the coding sequence ATGGGACGTTATGTGATCCGGCGTCTGCTGCAGATGATCCCGGTCTTCTTCGGTGCCACGCTGCTGATCTTCCTGATGGTCAACGTGATGGGCGACCCCATCGCCGGGCTCTGCGGCGACAAGGCGTGCGACCCGGCCACCGCCGCCCGCCTCAAGCAGGAGTTCGGTCTCGACAAGCCGGTCTGGCAGCAGTACGCGACGTACATGGGGAACGTGTTCACCGGTGACTTCGGGACCGCGTTCAACGGCCAGGAGGTCACCGAGCTGATGTCGACGGCCTTCCCCGTCACCATCCGGCTCACGATCATCGCGATCCTCTTCGAGATCGTCATCGGCATCACCCTCGGCGTGGTCACCGGTCTGCGGCGCGGCCGCCCCATCGACACCGCGGTGCTGATCCTCACCCTCGTCGTCATCGCGATCCCGACCTTCGTCACCGGTCTGGTGCTCCAGCTGCTGCTCGGCGTCGAATGGAAGTGGATCAAGCCGTCGGTGACCCCGGACGCGCCGTTCGACGAACTGCTGATCCCCGGCCTGGTCCTCGCCTCGGTCTCGCTGGCGTACGTCACCCGGCTCACCCGGACCTCGATCGCGGAGAACTCCCGTGCCGACTACGTCCGCACCGCCGTCGCCAAGGGCCTCCCCAGACGCCGGGTGATCACCCGCCATCTGCTGCGCAACTCGCTGATCCCGGTGGTCACCTTCATCGGTACGGACGTGGGCGCCCTGATGGGCGGGGCGATCGTGACCGAGCGGATCTTCAACATCCACGGCGTCGGCTTCCAGCTCTACCAGGGCATCCTGCGCCAGAGCACCCAGACCGTCGTCGGCTTCGTGACCGTCCTGGTGCTGGTGTTCCTGGTGGCGAATCTCGTCGTCGACCTCCTGTACGCCGTACTCGACCCGAGGATCCGCTATGCCTGA
- a CDS encoding ABC transporter permease — protein sequence MPEPDFDEGAAISATGGGGVGQGAIAPTGTGGAMDLAISEGATLERTPGGPEGTGPAGKPRSLWGDAWRDLRRNPVFIVSGLIILFLVVISLWPSLIASGNPLKCDLSKAQLGPRPGHPFGYDGQGCDVYTRTVYGARTSVTVGVCTTLGVALFGSVLGGLAGFFGGGWDALLSRITDIFFGIPVVLGGLVFLSVVTSTTVWPVIGFMILLGWPQIARIARGSVITAKQNDYVQAARALGATNSRMLLRHIAPNAVAPVIVVATIALGTYISLEATLSYLGVGLKPPSVSWGIDISAASPYIRNAPHMLLWPAGALAVTVLAFIMLGDAVRDALDPKLR from the coding sequence ATGCCTGAGCCCGACTTCGACGAAGGCGCCGCGATCTCCGCGACCGGCGGGGGCGGCGTCGGCCAGGGAGCCATCGCCCCGACCGGGACCGGCGGCGCGATGGACCTCGCGATCAGCGAGGGCGCGACCCTGGAGCGGACGCCCGGCGGCCCGGAGGGCACCGGCCCCGCGGGCAAGCCGCGCAGCCTCTGGGGCGACGCCTGGCGGGACCTGCGGCGCAACCCCGTCTTCATCGTCTCCGGCCTGATCATCCTCTTCCTGGTCGTCATCTCGCTGTGGCCGTCCCTGATCGCCTCCGGCAACCCGCTCAAGTGCGACCTCTCCAAGGCCCAGCTCGGCCCCCGGCCCGGCCACCCCTTCGGCTACGACGGGCAGGGCTGCGACGTCTACACCCGGACCGTGTACGGGGCGCGGACCTCGGTCACCGTCGGCGTCTGCACCACCCTCGGGGTCGCGCTCTTCGGCTCGGTCCTGGGCGGGCTCGCCGGGTTCTTCGGCGGCGGCTGGGACGCGCTGCTCTCCCGGATCACCGACATCTTCTTCGGCATCCCGGTGGTCCTTGGCGGTCTGGTGTTCCTGTCCGTGGTCACCTCGACCACCGTCTGGCCGGTGATCGGCTTCATGATCCTGCTGGGCTGGCCGCAGATCGCCCGGATCGCGCGCGGCTCGGTGATCACCGCCAAACAGAACGACTACGTCCAGGCGGCCCGCGCGCTCGGCGCCACCAACTCCCGGATGCTGCTGCGCCACATCGCGCCCAACGCGGTGGCCCCGGTGATCGTCGTGGCGACCATCGCGCTCGGTACGTACATCTCGCTCGAAGCCACGCTCTCCTACCTCGGCGTCGGGCTGAAGCCCCCGTCCGTCTCCTGGGGCATCGACATCTCGGCCGCCTCCCCGTACATCCGCAACGCGCCGCACATGCTGCTGTGGCCGGCCGGGGCGCTGGCGGTCACGGTGCTCGCGTTCATCATGCTCGGCGACGCGGTGCGCGACGCCCTCGACCCCAAGCTGCGCTGA
- a CDS encoding ABC transporter ATP-binding protein, with amino-acid sequence MLLEVRDLQVEFRTRDGIAKAVNGVTYSVAAGETLAVLGESGSGKSVTAQAVMGILDMPPGRITGGEIVFQGQDLLKLKEDERRRIRGSGMAMIFQDALSSLNPVLSVGAQLGEMFSVHRGMSRADAKAKAVELMDRVRIPAAKERIGQYPHQFSGGMRQRIMIAMAMALEPALIIADEPTTALDVTVQAQVMDLLAELQREMNMGLILITHDLGVVADVADRIAVMYAGRIVEEAPVHEIYKAPAHPYTRGLLESIPRLDQKGQELYAIKGLPPNLMHIPSGCAFHPRCPMAQDVCRTDVPPLANVSEGRRSACHFWKECLNG; translated from the coding sequence ATGCTGCTCGAAGTGCGCGACCTCCAGGTCGAGTTCAGGACCAGGGACGGGATCGCCAAGGCCGTCAACGGGGTCACCTACTCGGTGGCGGCCGGGGAGACGCTGGCGGTGCTCGGCGAGTCCGGCTCCGGCAAGTCGGTGACCGCGCAGGCCGTGATGGGCATCCTCGACATGCCGCCCGGCCGGATCACCGGCGGCGAGATCGTCTTCCAGGGCCAGGACCTGCTGAAGCTCAAGGAGGACGAGCGGCGCAGGATCCGCGGCTCCGGAATGGCGATGATCTTCCAGGACGCGCTGTCCTCGCTCAATCCGGTGCTGAGCGTGGGCGCGCAGCTCGGCGAGATGTTCTCCGTGCACCGGGGGATGTCCCGGGCCGACGCCAAGGCCAAGGCGGTCGAGCTGATGGACCGGGTGCGGATCCCGGCCGCCAAGGAGCGGATCGGGCAGTACCCGCACCAGTTCTCCGGCGGTATGCGCCAGCGCATCATGATCGCCATGGCAATGGCCCTGGAGCCCGCGCTGATCATCGCGGACGAGCCGACCACCGCGCTCGACGTCACCGTCCAGGCCCAGGTGATGGACCTGCTCGCGGAGCTCCAGCGCGAGATGAACATGGGGCTGATCCTGATCACCCACGACCTGGGGGTGGTCGCGGACGTCGCGGACCGGATCGCGGTGATGTACGCGGGCCGGATCGTCGAGGAGGCCCCGGTCCACGAGATCTACAAGGCTCCCGCGCACCCGTACACCCGGGGTCTGCTCGAATCGATCCCGCGCCTGGACCAGAAGGGCCAGGAGCTGTACGCGATCAAGGGCCTGCCGCCCAACCTCATGCACATCCCGTCCGGCTGCGCCTTCCATCCGCGCTGCCCGATGGCGCAGGACGTGTGCCGCACGGACGTCCCGCCGCTGGCGAACGTCTCCGAGGGCCGCAGGAGCGCGTGCCACTTCTGGAAGGAGTGCCTGAATGGCTGA
- a CDS encoding ABC transporter ATP-binding protein gives MAEAILEVRDLVKHYPLTQGILFKKQVGAVKAVDGVSFDLVAGETLGIVGESGCGKSTVAKMLVNLERPTAGQIKYKGTDITKMSGKALRSVRRNIQMVFQDPYTSLNPRMTVGDIIGEPYEIHPEVAPKGDRRRKVQDLLDVVGLNPEYINRYPHQFSGGQRQRIGIARGLALQPEIIVADEPVSALDVSVQAQVVNLLERLQNEFSLSYVFIAHDLSIVRHISDRVGVMYLGRIVEIGRDEEIYDHPTHPYTQALLSAVPVPDPSAREHRERIILSGDVPSPANIPSGCRFRTRCWKAQERCTLEVPELAVPAVFQLLQGPAHHPSACHFAEEKTVVPPE, from the coding sequence ATGGCTGAGGCGATTCTGGAAGTGCGCGACCTGGTCAAGCACTATCCGCTGACCCAGGGCATCCTCTTCAAGAAGCAGGTCGGCGCGGTCAAGGCGGTCGACGGCGTCTCCTTCGACCTGGTGGCCGGCGAGACCCTGGGCATCGTCGGGGAGTCGGGCTGCGGCAAGTCGACGGTCGCCAAGATGCTGGTGAATCTGGAGCGCCCGACGGCGGGGCAGATCAAGTACAAGGGCACGGACATCACCAAGATGTCCGGCAAGGCCCTGCGGTCCGTCCGCCGCAACATCCAGATGGTGTTCCAGGACCCCTACACGTCCCTGAACCCGCGGATGACGGTCGGCGACATCATCGGTGAGCCGTACGAGATCCACCCCGAGGTGGCCCCCAAGGGCGACCGGCGCCGCAAGGTGCAGGACCTGCTGGACGTGGTGGGGCTCAACCCGGAGTACATCAACCGCTATCCGCACCAGTTCTCGGGCGGCCAGCGCCAGCGCATCGGCATCGCCCGCGGCCTCGCGCTCCAGCCGGAGATCATCGTGGCGGACGAGCCGGTCTCGGCGCTCGACGTCTCGGTCCAGGCGCAGGTGGTGAACCTGCTGGAGCGCCTGCAGAACGAGTTCTCGCTCTCGTACGTCTTCATCGCGCACGACCTGTCGATCGTGCGGCACATCTCGGACCGGGTCGGGGTGATGTACCTGGGCCGGATCGTGGAGATCGGCCGGGACGAGGAGATCTACGACCACCCGACGCATCCGTACACGCAGGCGCTGCTCTCCGCCGTCCCGGTGCCCGATCCGTCGGCGCGGGAGCACCGGGAGCGGATCATTCTCTCCGGGGATGTGCCGTCCCCGGCGAACATCCCCTCGGGGTGCCGGTTCCGCACGCGGTGCTGGAAGGCGCAGGAGCGCTGCACGCTGGAGGTGCCGGAGCTGGCGGTCCCGGCGGTCTTCCAACTCCTGCAGGGACCGGCCCACCACCCGTCGGCCTGCCACTTCGCGGAGGAGAAGACGGTGGTGCCGCCGGAGTGA
- a CDS encoding ABC transporter ATP-binding protein: MSEQLSLTKVPGPRDDDGGREPSAPLLEVAGLVKYFPITSGLVLKRHVGDVRAVDGVDFTIGQGESLGLVGESGCGKSTTGRLITRLLEPTRGTITYDGRDISHASRKELAPIRSEIQMIFQDPFASLNPRQTVGDIISNPMVVNGVNPPGGREKRVRELLEIVGLNPEHYNRFPHEFSGGQRQRIGVARALGLKPRLIVADEPVSALDVSIQAQVVNLLQNLQREMGIAFLFVAHDLAIVRHFSQRVAVMYLGRIVEIGDRASIYDRPRHPYTHALLSAVPEAVVDDEGEGRERIRLAGDVPSPIDPPSGCRFRTRCWKAAERCASETPPLVRLEGNREGHLTACHFPEEPTVAARGEDVVLDPALAAIEEATDTTH; this comes from the coding sequence ATGAGCGAACAGCTGAGCCTCACGAAGGTTCCGGGGCCGCGCGACGACGACGGCGGCCGGGAGCCGTCCGCCCCGCTGCTCGAAGTGGCCGGGCTCGTCAAGTACTTCCCGATCACCAGCGGCCTCGTCCTCAAGCGCCACGTCGGTGACGTACGCGCGGTGGACGGCGTCGACTTCACCATCGGGCAGGGCGAGAGCCTGGGCCTGGTGGGCGAGTCGGGGTGCGGCAAGTCGACCACGGGCCGGCTGATCACCCGGCTGCTCGAACCGACCCGGGGCACCATCACGTACGACGGCCGGGACATCAGCCACGCCTCGCGCAAGGAGCTGGCGCCGATCCGGTCCGAGATCCAGATGATCTTCCAGGACCCGTTCGCCTCGCTCAACCCGCGCCAGACCGTCGGCGACATCATCTCCAACCCGATGGTCGTCAACGGCGTCAATCCGCCGGGCGGCCGGGAGAAGCGGGTGCGCGAGCTGCTGGAGATCGTCGGCCTCAACCCCGAGCACTACAACCGCTTCCCGCACGAGTTCTCCGGCGGCCAGCGCCAACGCATCGGCGTGGCACGGGCGTTGGGACTCAAGCCGCGGCTGATCGTGGCGGACGAGCCGGTCTCCGCGCTCGACGTGTCGATCCAGGCGCAGGTGGTCAACCTGCTCCAGAACCTCCAGCGGGAGATGGGCATCGCGTTCCTGTTCGTCGCCCACGACCTGGCGATCGTGCGGCACTTCTCACAGCGGGTCGCGGTCATGTACCTGGGCCGCATCGTCGAGATCGGCGACCGGGCCTCCATCTACGACCGGCCCCGCCACCCGTACACGCACGCGCTGCTGTCGGCCGTGCCGGAGGCGGTGGTGGACGACGAGGGCGAGGGGCGCGAGCGGATCCGGCTCGCCGGTGACGTGCCGTCCCCGATCGACCCGCCGTCGGGGTGCCGGTTCCGCACGCGGTGCTGGAAGGCGGCCGAGCGCTGCGCCTCCGAGACACCGCCGCTGGTACGTCTTGAGGGAAACCGGGAGGGGCATCTGACCGCGTGCCACTTCCCCGAGGAACCGACGGTCGCGGCGCGGGGCGAGGACGTGGTGCTCGATCCCGCGCTCGCCGCGATCGAGGAGGCGACGGATACCACCCATTGA